Proteins found in one Zea mays cultivar B73 chromosome 1, Zm-B73-REFERENCE-NAM-5.0, whole genome shotgun sequence genomic segment:
- the LOC100281467 gene encoding CBL-interacting protein kinase 31 produces MYRAKRAALSPKVKRRVGKYELGRTIGEGTFAKVRFAKNTENGEPVAIKILDKEKVKRHRLVEQIKREICIMKLVRHPNVVRLFEVMGSKARIFIVLEYVTGGELFEIIATNGRLKEDEARKYFQQLINAVDYCHSRGVYHRDLKLENLLLDAAGNLKVSDFGLSALTEQVKADGLLHTTCGTPNYVAPEVIEDGGYDGATADIWSCGVILFVLLAGYLPFEDDNIIALYKKISEAQFSCPSWFSAGAKNMITRILDPNPTTRITISQILEHPWFKKGYKPPVFDEKYQTSLDDVDAAFGDSEDRHVKEETEDQPTSMNAFELISLNQALNLENLFEAKEEYKRETRFTSQCPPKEIITKIEEAAKPLGFDVQKKKYKMRMENPKAGRKGNLNVATEVFQIAPSLHVVELKKAKGDTLEFQKFYRSLSTQLKDVVWKCDGEVDGNSAAA; encoded by the exons ATGTATCGGGCTAAGAGGGCTGCATTGTCACCGAAGGTGAAGCGCCGCGTCGGCAAGTACGAGCTCGGGCGCACCATTGGGGAAGGGACCTTCGCCAAGGTCCGGTTTGCTAAGAACACTGAAAACGGGGAACCTGTTGCTATCAAAATCCTTGACAAGGAGAAGGTTAAGAGGCACAGATTGGTTGAGCAG ATTAAGCGTGAAATTTGTATCATGAAATTAGTAAGGCACCCTAATGTTGTTCGACTGTTTGAG GTGATGGGAAGTAAAGCAAGAATTTTCATCGTTCTGGAATATGTTACCGGCGGAGAGCTTTTCGAAATCATT GCTACTAATGGAAGGTTGAAGGAAGACGAAGCACGTAAATACTTCCAGCAACTGATTAATGCTGTTGATTACTGCCACAGTAGGGGAGTGTATCACAGAGACTTGAAG CTCGAGAATTTGCTGCTTGATGCTGCAGGAAATCTCAAAGTTTCTGACTTTGGTTTAAGTGCTTTAACCGAGCAAGTGAAG GCTGATGGTCTGCTTCATACAACATGTGGAACCCCCAATTATGTTGCCCCTGAG GTGATCGAGGATGGAGGCTATGATGGTGCAACTGCAGATATTTGGTCTTGCGGAGTAATCCTCTTTGTTCTTCTTGCTGGATATTTACCTTTCGAGGATGACAACATCATCGCCCTATACAAGAAG ATTTCAGAAGCTCAGTTTAGCTGCCCCTCTTGGTTTTCAGCTGGGGCCAAGAACATGATTACCAGAATTCTTGATCCCAATCCTACAACT AGAATCACGATTTCTCAGATACTGGAGCATCCTTGGTTCAAAAAGGGGTACAAGCCTCCTGTTTTTGACGAGAAATATCAAACTAGCTTGGATGACGTGGATGCTGCTTTTGGAGATTCAGAA GACCGGCATGTGAAAGAGGAAACTGAAGATCAGCCAACCTCAATGAATGCATTCGAACTGATTTCTCTAAACCAGGCACTGAATCTGGAGAATTTGTTTGAAGCAAAGGAG GAGTATAAAAGAGAGACAAGATTCACCTCACAGTGCCCCCCGAAAGAGATAATCACAAAGATCGAAGAAGCTGCAAAGCCGCTTGGCTTTGATGTTCAGAAGAAAAAATACAAG ATGCGGATGGAGAACCCGAAAGCAGGTAGAAAGGGCAATCTGAATGTTGCAACTGAG GTTTTCCAAATAGCCCCATCCCTGCATGTAGTCGAGCTCAAGAAGGCGAAGGGGGACACTCTGGAGTTCCAAAAG TTCTACAGAAGCCTGTCGACCCAGCTGAAGGATGTTGTGTGGAAGTGCGACGGCGAGGTGGACGGCAACAGCGCGGCAGCATGA
- the LOC100281467 gene encoding CBL-interacting protein kinase 31 isoform X1, protein MKLVRHPNVVRLFEVMGSKARIFIVLEYVTGGELFEIIATNGRLKEDEARKYFQQLINAVDYCHSRGVYHRDLKLENLLLDAAGNLKVSDFGLSALTEQVKADGLLHTTCGTPNYVAPEVIEDGGYDGATADIWSCGVILFVLLAGYLPFEDDNIIALYKKISEAQFSCPSWFSAGAKNMITRILDPNPTTRITISQILEHPWFKKGYKPPVFDEKYQTSLDDVDAAFGDSEDRHVKEETEDQPTSMNAFELISLNQALNLENLFEAKEEYKRETRFTSQCPPKEIITKIEEAAKPLGFDVQKKKYKMRMENPKAGRKGNLNVATEVFQIAPSLHVVELKKAKGDTLEFQKFYRSLSTQLKDVVWKCDGEVDGNSAAA, encoded by the exons ATGAAATTAGTAAGGCACCCTAATGTTGTTCGACTGTTTGAG GTGATGGGAAGTAAAGCAAGAATTTTCATCGTTCTGGAATATGTTACCGGCGGAGAGCTTTTCGAAATCATT GCTACTAATGGAAGGTTGAAGGAAGACGAAGCACGTAAATACTTCCAGCAACTGATTAATGCTGTTGATTACTGCCACAGTAGGGGAGTGTATCACAGAGACTTGAAG CTCGAGAATTTGCTGCTTGATGCTGCAGGAAATCTCAAAGTTTCTGACTTTGGTTTAAGTGCTTTAACCGAGCAAGTGAAG GCTGATGGTCTGCTTCATACAACATGTGGAACCCCCAATTATGTTGCCCCTGAG GTGATCGAGGATGGAGGCTATGATGGTGCAACTGCAGATATTTGGTCTTGCGGAGTAATCCTCTTTGTTCTTCTTGCTGGATATTTACCTTTCGAGGATGACAACATCATCGCCCTATACAAGAAG ATTTCAGAAGCTCAGTTTAGCTGCCCCTCTTGGTTTTCAGCTGGGGCCAAGAACATGATTACCAGAATTCTTGATCCCAATCCTACAACT AGAATCACGATTTCTCAGATACTGGAGCATCCTTGGTTCAAAAAGGGGTACAAGCCTCCTGTTTTTGACGAGAAATATCAAACTAGCTTGGATGACGTGGATGCTGCTTTTGGAGATTCAGAA GACCGGCATGTGAAAGAGGAAACTGAAGATCAGCCAACCTCAATGAATGCATTCGAACTGATTTCTCTAAACCAGGCACTGAATCTGGAGAATTTGTTTGAAGCAAAGGAG GAGTATAAAAGAGAGACAAGATTCACCTCACAGTGCCCCCCGAAAGAGATAATCACAAAGATCGAAGAAGCTGCAAAGCCGCTTGGCTTTGATGTTCAGAAGAAAAAATACAAG ATGCGGATGGAGAACCCGAAAGCAGGTAGAAAGGGCAATCTGAATGTTGCAACTGAG GTTTTCCAAATAGCCCCATCCCTGCATGTAGTCGAGCTCAAGAAGGCGAAGGGGGACACTCTGGAGTTCCAAAAG TTCTACAGAAGCCTGTCGACCCAGCTGAAGGATGTTGTGTGGAAGTGCGACGGCGAGGTGGACGGCAACAGCGCGGCAGCATGA